The Rhizobium sp. BT03 genome has a window encoding:
- a CDS encoding glutamate synthase subunit beta yields the protein MGKVTGFLEIDRQVAKYQPASDRIRHFREFTIPMSDPEVQKQAARCMDCGIPYCHGPTGCPVHNQIPDWNDLVYNNNWEAAIQNLHSTNNFPEFTGRVCPAPCEEACTLNLEDAPVAIKTVEQAIADKAYELGFIRPQPATVHTGKKVAVIGSGPAGMAAAQQLGRAGHEVHVYERETKPGGLLRYGIPDFKMEKNFIDRRVEQMKGEGVTFHCGVNVGVDVKVEQLLADHDAVLYCGGSETPREAGIPGTDLAGVHDAMPYLVQQNRRVGRENIDSVGWPSDPILAGAKHIVVVGGGDTASDCVGTAFRQGAVKVTQLDIRPQPPEKEDKLAVWPFWATKMRTSSSQAEGAVREFQVATLEFVGEDGVLTGVKCCEVDERRRPVPGTEFVIRADLAFIAIGFRGPFTTSVLKELEGKLTLNTDKRGSTNVVANDRDYRTSVDKFWTAGDVRRGQSLVVWAIREGRQAARAIDEALMGSSVLPN from the coding sequence ATGGGTAAGGTAACAGGGTTTCTGGAAATCGACCGGCAGGTGGCGAAGTACCAGCCGGCGTCGGATCGCATCCGTCATTTCCGTGAGTTCACGATCCCGATGTCGGACCCGGAAGTGCAGAAACAGGCCGCGCGCTGCATGGACTGTGGCATCCCCTATTGTCACGGCCCCACGGGCTGCCCGGTTCACAACCAGATCCCCGACTGGAACGACCTCGTCTACAACAACAACTGGGAAGCGGCGATCCAGAACCTGCATTCGACCAACAACTTCCCGGAGTTCACCGGCCGCGTCTGCCCGGCGCCTTGCGAGGAAGCCTGCACGTTGAATCTCGAGGATGCGCCGGTTGCCATCAAGACGGTCGAACAGGCGATCGCCGACAAGGCCTATGAGCTCGGCTTCATCCGGCCGCAGCCGGCCACGGTTCATACCGGCAAGAAGGTCGCCGTCATCGGCTCCGGCCCAGCCGGCATGGCGGCGGCCCAGCAGCTCGGCCGCGCCGGCCACGAGGTGCATGTCTATGAGCGCGAGACCAAGCCGGGCGGCCTGCTGCGCTACGGCATCCCCGACTTCAAGATGGAAAAGAACTTCATCGACCGCCGCGTCGAGCAGATGAAGGGCGAGGGCGTCACCTTCCATTGCGGCGTCAATGTCGGCGTCGACGTCAAGGTCGAGCAACTGCTCGCCGATCACGACGCCGTTCTTTACTGCGGCGGCTCCGAGACGCCGCGCGAGGCGGGCATTCCCGGCACGGACCTCGCCGGCGTGCATGATGCGATGCCCTATCTCGTGCAGCAGAACCGCCGCGTCGGGCGTGAGAATATCGACAGCGTCGGCTGGCCGTCGGACCCGATCCTTGCCGGCGCCAAACATATCGTCGTCGTCGGCGGCGGCGATACGGCTTCGGACTGCGTCGGAACGGCGTTCCGCCAGGGCGCCGTCAAGGTCACCCAGCTCGACATCCGGCCGCAGCCGCCGGAGAAGGAAGACAAGCTTGCCGTCTGGCCCTTCTGGGCAACGAAGATGCGCACCTCCTCCTCGCAGGCCGAGGGCGCCGTGCGCGAGTTTCAGGTGGCGACGCTCGAATTCGTCGGCGAAGACGGCGTGCTGACCGGTGTCAAGTGCTGCGAGGTCGACGAGCGCCGGCGGCCGGTTCCGGGCACGGAATTCGTCATTCGCGCCGATCTCGCCTTCATCGCCATCGGTTTCCGCGGGCCCTTCACGACAAGCGTGCTGAAGGAACTCGAGGGAAAGCTGACGCTCAACACGGATAAGCGCGGCTCGACCAATGTCGTCGCCAACGACCGCGACTACAGGACGTCGGTCGACAAGTTCTGGACGGCGGGCGATGTGCGCCGCGGCCAGTCGCTGGTGGTCTGGGCAATCCGCGAAGGCCGCCAGGCGGCGCGCGCCATCGATGAGGCATTGATGGGTTCGAGCGTTCTGCCGAACTGA